The Sulfurimonas aquatica genomic sequence CACATGAGAGAGAACACTTCCTTGTGCAAAATGTATTCTATTATAAGCTTTTAAAAACTTCTCTTTAAGCTCTTGATTATGGATAGCTACACTACTCATAGCAAAACCAGCCATGTTAAATGTTTTACCAACGCCATACGTACTAAGAGTTATATCGCTTGCCGCTTTAGAGAGTGATGCAAAAGGAATATGTTTATTTTCTCCATAAACTAAATCAGAGTGTACCTCATCTGCAAGAACAACTATATTATTTTCTATACAAACTTCTAGGATTGACAGTAGCTCTTCTCTTGTCCAAACTCTTCCAACAGGGTTATGAGGAGAACATAATAGAAGTAACTTCGTATCAGAGTCTATTTTTGATTTTAAATCTTGTATGTCAAAAGCGTATTTTCCATCTTCTCTTTTTTTAAGTGGATTTTTTACAAATTTTCTCTCAAGCTCTAAGACACTATGAAAAAATGGAGGGTATATTGGTGTTTGAACTATTACTCCTTCTCCTTTTTTAGTAAACGCTTCTATTGCCACACGGATGGAAGCAACCACGGAGTGAGAGTAGATCATATCAGCTCTCTTATAAGATATTCCATGTCTTTTTTCAAGCCAAGAGCACTGAGCTTCAAAGGCGGAATCAGGAACCTCTTCATAACCTATGATAGGATGATCAAGCCTTTTTCTCACAGCATTTAAAACAAAGTCTGGAGTATCTATATCCATATCGGCAACCCAGGCAGGTTCCACGTCAACTGTTCCAAAAAGTTCTTCTCTTAAGGTATATTTCTCAGCATTCGTATCTTTTCTACAAGCACTATGTGAAAAATCATAACTTACTTTTTCTTCCATATACTAACCTCTGAAATTGTATGTTGGTACTTACGCGCCGTCTCTTTAATGACAAATTCCAAATCTTCTCTATGGATAAGTTCAAATTTATCGCCTAAAACAGTTTGTAAACTCTCTATAGTTTTCACTTCTTTACCACTTTCATCTGAAAAACCACCAAGCCAAAACTCTTTTTTTGTAGAACTCTCTTGCCATGTATATGGAGAGGTAATCATTAATATGCCATCTTTATTAAGTCTCTCATCTATAGTATCTAAAAATAATCTTGGATTATAGAGTCTATCTATAAGGTTTGTTGCCATTATAAGGTCATAAGAAGTAAAGTTTGGCTTTAGATTACAAGCATCGCCCTGCCAAAAAGAGACCTTCTCTTTTAACGAATCATATCCCAACTCTGAAATTGTAACTTTCTTATTTGTTGCTAAGCTTCCCTCTTCAAGAGTACTAAACGCGACATAAGAGTCTGACTTTAACTTCGCCCCAACCTGAACGAAACGCACCGAGAAATCAATGCCCTCTACTTCATCAAATGTTTTTGCCAACTCAAATGTTGCTCTTCCCGTTGCACAACCAAGGTCAAGCGCTTTACCTCTGTTAATTGCATACTTTGAGGCAATAGCTGCCGTAGACTTGGCAAAATTTTCAACGCCAAAATGCGTATCTCCATACTGAAATTCACAATACTGCGAAACTAACTCGTCACTCTCATATATATCTGCCACTTCTTCATCCTTTGTATTTGTAACTACGTATCTAAAACCCGCATTTTGATAAAAATGTCGTCTAAAAGCATATCTAGAATGCTTTGTTATTAAATTTCCACTGCTTGCCCATGACGAGCCCAGTATAAGAGCATGCTTCTCATCAAACGTTGGAACAGAAAAGTCATCATAAGCTTCATGTACTTTAAAACCATCAAAAGGACGGATTGGAGTTCTACTCCACTGCCATACGTTTCCTACAACGTCATAAATGCCATGAAAATCAAACTCATTCACAGGACAAGAACTTGCATAGTGATAAAAATCCAGATTAGCTCTACTCTCATGAAAGTCTGGAATATCTTTTATTTGCGCTTGATTATAAATAGCTCTGTATTCTACTTCGCTTGGAAGAGTATAAGATACTCCACTCTTGTTTTCTTTATATCTACAAAATGCTTCTGCTTCTAGTGCGTTAACTTCAACGGGCCAATCATCTGGCATTTCTATCTCTAAAGCGAGTGTTCTATATTTATAAACGCCATCTTTAAAAATCCAAAAAGGTGGATGTTTTACACCAGTGAGTTCTAAAAACTCTTTTCCCTCATCGCTCCATAACTCTTTGTTCTCATAGCCGCCATCTAGTACAAACTCCATAAATTCGCCATTACTAACAAGATATTTCGATGCTTTAAAGTCAGGTATGTCTTGATTAAACGCCCCATATTCATTGTCCCAGCCATATAGCGCATGAGATGGCTTTTCTACTCCAAGGTGAATATCACAACCTTTTATTTCAACAAGCTCATTCATTGGTGCTTTTGAGCTTTTTGTACATATAGGAAAATCAACCGTCTCTTTTACAAGTTCGATGGGCATCTGTCTATGTAGTACTAATGACGTCTCAATATGAATTCTCTCATGCTCAATCCCCATAAGAATAATCCACATAGCAGACTTTTGGGTAATTGGTAAAGAGAGTGGTATAGTTGTAATCAGCTCATCAACAAGTTCTCTCACCCTATTCCTATATGCTCTTACGTCTGTAACCTCTGGCCAATTGGATCTTGCGTTCTCCATATCATCCCATGACATCTCATCAACACCTACGGCAAATATAGACTCATAGCTTGGATTAATTCGCTGTGAAATAACTTTCATTGCCATAAGTTTATTAATGTAAAACGTAGCGGTATGTCCAAAATAAAATATCATTGGATGACGAGTGATTTCAGACTTTTTATAAAATACATCATCATCTTTAAGAACTTCAAACACTTTTTCAAAAAGATCAAATGTATTATGAAAGTACTCTTTTATCTCTTGGCGTTTAGTCTCAATACTATCGCCATACAGTAACGGAGAATATCTACTCAGTTTACTCAAAAAAATTCCTTTAGATTTTGTTATAATTATTATATGCTAATTAATCAAACATCTATATTAAATAAGTTTCATGAAATAACTTACACCTTTACAACTCAGAAAGACCTAAACCTTGCATTTCATGTAGGTGATGATAATCTTCAAGTAATCCAAAACCATGAAAACTTAGCAAAGAGTATGGGTTATCCTATAAACGAACTTGTACATATGCAACAAATTCATTCTGATATGGTACATATTGTAAATGATAATGACAACTTTAAAACTCCTCCAACCTGTGATGCTCTCATAACTAATAAAGTAGCTACTCCTCTTATGGTTATGGTAGCTGATTGTTCACCTATTCTATTTTATGATTCAGAAAAAAAAGTTATAGCTGTAGCACATGCGGGAAGAGCGGGCAGTTTTAAAAATATTGTACAAAATGTAGTCAGCAGTTTGGCAAAAGAGTACAACTCTAAGCCAGAGAATATTATAGTCAGCATAGGTCCAAGTATTAAAAGTTGTTGTTATGAAGTAGGTTCTGAGATATATGATGAAGCAAAACTACTTAATCTAGAGTATTCAATACAGATTAGAGATGAAAAGTATTATCTGGATATTAGTACAATCCTTCACAAGCAACTCTTAAGCGCAGGAGTAAAAGAGAAAAATATTGAAATATCCACAGAGTGTACATGCTGTTTACGTGAAAAGTATTACTCCTACCGCGCAGAAAATAAAACTGGTAGATTTTGTG encodes the following:
- a CDS encoding PatB family C-S lyase codes for the protein MEEKVSYDFSHSACRKDTNAEKYTLREELFGTVDVEPAWVADMDIDTPDFVLNAVRKRLDHPIIGYEEVPDSAFEAQCSWLEKRHGISYKRADMIYSHSVVASIRVAIEAFTKKGEGVIVQTPIYPPFFHSVLELERKFVKNPLKKREDGKYAFDIQDLKSKIDSDTKLLLLCSPHNPVGRVWTREELLSILEVCIENNIVVLADEVHSDLVYGENKHIPFASLSKAASDITLSTYGVGKTFNMAGFAMSSVAIHNQELKEKFLKAYNRIHFAQGSVLSHVAFEAAYKEGEYWLEDLKKHLYSNYLQLEELCHEYNEFLKLTPIEATYLAWIDCHGLELKDKKIREFFINEAKLGLNAGISFGREGSGYMRLNFAVSSAKMLLIIERLKTALENRRKSLGNN
- the ovoA gene encoding 5-histidylcysteine sulfoxide synthase; this translates as MSKLSRYSPLLYGDSIETKRQEIKEYFHNTFDLFEKVFEVLKDDDVFYKKSEITRHPMIFYFGHTATFYINKLMAMKVISQRINPSYESIFAVGVDEMSWDDMENARSNWPEVTDVRAYRNRVRELVDELITTIPLSLPITQKSAMWIILMGIEHERIHIETSLVLHRQMPIELVKETVDFPICTKSSKAPMNELVEIKGCDIHLGVEKPSHALYGWDNEYGAFNQDIPDFKASKYLVSNGEFMEFVLDGGYENKELWSDEGKEFLELTGVKHPPFWIFKDGVYKYRTLALEIEMPDDWPVEVNALEAEAFCRYKENKSGVSYTLPSEVEYRAIYNQAQIKDIPDFHESRANLDFYHYASSCPVNEFDFHGIYDVVGNVWQWSRTPIRPFDGFKVHEAYDDFSVPTFDEKHALILGSSWASSGNLITKHSRYAFRRHFYQNAGFRYVVTNTKDEEVADIYESDELVSQYCEFQYGDTHFGVENFAKSTAAIASKYAINRGKALDLGCATGRATFELAKTFDEVEGIDFSVRFVQVGAKLKSDSYVAFSTLEEGSLATNKKVTISELGYDSLKEKVSFWQGDACNLKPNFTSYDLIMATNLIDRLYNPRLFLDTIDERLNKDGILMITSPYTWQESSTKKEFWLGGFSDESGKEVKTIESLQTVLGDKFELIHREDLEFVIKETARKYQHTISEVSIWKKK
- the pgeF gene encoding peptidoglycan editing factor PgeF — encoded protein: MLINQTSILNKFHEITYTFTTQKDLNLAFHVGDDNLQVIQNHENLAKSMGYPINELVHMQQIHSDMVHIVNDNDNFKTPPTCDALITNKVATPLMVMVADCSPILFYDSEKKVIAVAHAGRAGSFKNIVQNVVSSLAKEYNSKPENIIVSIGPSIKSCCYEVGSEIYDEAKLLNLEYSIQIRDEKYYLDISTILHKQLLSAGVKEKNIEISTECTCCLREKYYSYRAENKTGRFCGLIYLNAQ